From the genome of Proteiniborus ethanoligenes, one region includes:
- a CDS encoding lipase family alpha/beta hydrolase, whose product MYFYIKNRENKLPIVLIPGLFGSLGDDIILGTGDLNFGMAEPLYRPLINNLEELGYKEGENLFIAFYDWRKGCEYNTEKYLIPKIEEAKSITNSSMVDIIGHSLGGIVARDYIQGSLYKDDVRNLIMMGTPNAGAVNAYYFWSGGQVPYDKLEKNLLYQLIKIGFFWIYRFLHGQISDLNILRNIFPVVQELLPSFEYGDYLFVDDNSGFKKPVNIKNMDALNSLLSNMNKNIHLIYNKGIKLYHVIGTGFETTDIICVSHNESESEKWKDGKPLYSISMPYGDGTITISSAESIYSKNYYLKENHGDILKKSKDILASILKCPTIQTRDKEQKNETRYFYSIILKNISETEIVFSRNEKRLNIMKASNTDGYITREMGENLYWIMINTGLTP is encoded by the coding sequence ATGTATTTTTATATTAAAAATAGAGAAAATAAACTACCCATAGTTCTTATACCTGGACTTTTTGGTTCCTTAGGTGATGATATTATTTTAGGAACAGGGGATTTAAATTTTGGAATGGCAGAACCCTTATACAGACCACTTATTAATAACTTAGAGGAGCTTGGCTACAAAGAGGGAGAAAACTTGTTCATTGCTTTTTATGATTGGAGAAAAGGCTGTGAATATAATACTGAAAAGTACTTAATACCTAAAATAGAAGAAGCTAAAAGCATTACTAATTCCAGTATGGTAGATATTATAGGACATAGTTTAGGTGGGATAGTGGCTAGGGATTATATCCAAGGCTCACTATATAAAGATGATGTTAGAAATTTAATAATGATGGGAACACCTAATGCTGGAGCAGTAAATGCATATTATTTCTGGAGCGGAGGACAGGTTCCTTATGACAAGCTAGAAAAAAACCTTCTTTATCAGCTAATTAAGATAGGTTTTTTTTGGATATACAGATTTTTACATGGGCAAATCAGTGATTTGAATATTCTAAGAAACATATTTCCGGTAGTACAAGAGCTCCTTCCGAGCTTTGAATATGGAGATTATTTATTTGTTGACGATAATAGTGGGTTCAAAAAGCCCGTTAATATTAAGAATATGGATGCTTTAAACTCCTTGTTAAGTAATATGAATAAGAATATCCACTTAATATATAATAAGGGCATAAAACTATATCATGTAATAGGCACTGGATTTGAAACGACAGATATAATCTGTGTAAGCCATAATGAGAGTGAAAGTGAAAAATGGAAAGATGGAAAACCTCTATATTCTATATCTATGCCCTATGGAGATGGGACTATAACTATAAGCAGTGCTGAATCAATATATAGTAAAAATTATTATCTAAAAGAGAATCACGGCGATATTTTAAAGAAATCTAAGGATATATTAGCTTCAATCCTTAAATGCCCTACCATTCAGACGAGAGATAAAGAGCAAAAAAACGAGACAAGATATTTTTATAGTATAATCCTAAAAAACATATCTGAAACAGAAATTGTTTTTTCAAGAAATGAAAAAAGATTAAATATTATGAAGGCTTCCAATACAGACGGATATATTACAAGAGAAATGGGTGAAAATCTATATTGGATTATGATAAATACCGGATTGACCCCTTAA
- a CDS encoding glycine C-acetyltransferase → MSNIHDLVFLKEKIQELKDQGVYRKLPVLEGANDAEVILNGKQVINLSSNNYLGFANHPRLKKASIEAIEKYGAGAGAVRTIIGNMTIHEELEELLAKFKREEAAMVFQSGFNCNAGAIQAITEKGDIIISDELNHASIIDGARLSRADKAVYKHADMDSLEQVLKESRDKYRNILIITDGVFSMDGDIAKLPEIVELAEKYEAMTYVDDAHGSGVLGESGRGTVDHFGLHGRIDFTIGTLSKAIGVVGGYVAGSKTMQEWLNHRGRPILFSTALPPASVGAIIEAIRMLMETTEYTDRLWKNAKHFKQKLGALGFNTGHSETPITPVIIGDEAKTMEFSRRLFDNGVFVSGIVFPTVPKGTGRLRCMVTAGHTEEQLDRAVAVFEKVGKEMNILK, encoded by the coding sequence ATGAGTAATATCCATGATTTAGTATTTTTGAAAGAGAAGATTCAAGAATTAAAGGACCAAGGAGTTTACAGAAAGCTTCCTGTACTAGAAGGAGCAAATGATGCAGAAGTAATTTTAAATGGAAAGCAAGTTATTAATCTTTCATCAAACAATTATCTCGGCTTTGCAAATCATCCTAGACTTAAAAAGGCTTCAATAGAAGCTATAGAAAAATATGGAGCAGGGGCTGGAGCAGTTAGAACAATTATTGGCAATATGACTATACATGAAGAACTAGAAGAGCTTCTGGCTAAATTCAAAAGAGAAGAGGCGGCAATGGTCTTCCAATCAGGCTTCAATTGTAATGCTGGTGCAATACAGGCTATTACAGAAAAAGGAGATATCATTATTTCAGATGAATTAAATCATGCAAGCATTATAGATGGTGCGAGATTAAGTAGAGCAGACAAGGCAGTCTATAAGCATGCAGATATGGATAGCTTAGAGCAAGTTCTTAAAGAAAGCAGAGACAAATACAGAAACATACTGATAATAACTGATGGTGTATTCAGCATGGATGGAGATATAGCAAAGCTTCCAGAAATTGTTGAGTTAGCTGAAAAATATGAGGCTATGACTTATGTTGACGATGCACATGGTTCAGGTGTTTTAGGTGAAAGTGGTAGAGGAACAGTTGACCACTTTGGACTTCATGGTCGAATAGACTTTACAATTGGAACTCTTTCAAAAGCCATAGGCGTAGTAGGAGGCTATGTTGCAGGTAGTAAAACTATGCAGGAGTGGTTAAATCATAGAGGAAGACCAATATTATTTAGCACGGCTTTACCACCAGCATCTGTAGGAGCTATTATTGAAGCTATTAGAATGTTAATGGAAACAACCGAATACACTGATAGGCTTTGGAAAAACGCAAAGCATTTTAAACAAAAGCTTGGAGCCTTAGGATTTAATACGGGACATAGTGAAACACCAATAACTCCAGTAATAATTGGGGATGAAGCAAAAACTATGGAGTTCAGTAGAAGGTTATTTGATAATGGAGTATTTGTTTCAGGTATTGTTTTCCCAACTGTACCTAAGGGAACAGGAAGATTAAGATGTATGGTTACAGCAGGTCACACAGAAGAACAATTAGATAGAGCTGTTGCAGTATTTGAAAAGGTTGGCAAGGAAATGAATATACTTAAATAA
- a CDS encoding cell division protein FtsA — MDIMSKNGKIFSLDIGTRTIIGVVGELQDNSFKILASEKIEHEKRNMYDGQIHDIDSVVKIVTKTKELLEQKLNTKLDKVAIAAAGRALKTHRSSLEREIDFSIEIDERLVESLEMEAIQIAQSSLDKSTLKEEQKYYCVGYTVINYYLDGNFMEKLEGHKGNRIGVDVLATFLPYTVVDSLYTVMNRVGLEVVNLTLEPIAAMNIAVKKSLRLLNIALVDIGAGTSDIAISKDGTIVAYAMASVAGDEITEEIARTYLLDFDAAEKLKIGLNSKDVHKFIDIVGVEHQIKTETILDAINPSIKTIAREIGNKILEFNEKAPSAVFLVGGGSQIPRLNEYIGEVLGLQKERVVVRDASIIENVLDIPEELHGPDAITPIGIGYFAINNMYKDFTEVNVNGQKIKLFNTKNLKVSDALAFAGFNPRKLIPKRGEGIIYYLNGEQKKVFGEVGEPAKIYVNEKLANLETGLKNGDSVRVIEASKGREAQINVLDCINMSKRVIVNNKYIKLVLEVRINKELISDNILINNGDIIETKEIRHLSQLLSYMDINKDEHIVYKDGKIINNDYALKEDDILVVKASRNGETKEEESHQKSIRLTINGEETEILHDRTSFIFVDIFDYIEINLTKPQGELILNVNGIKAEFTQELKDGDKIEVYWKK; from the coding sequence ATGGATATAATGAGTAAAAACGGAAAAATATTTTCTTTAGACATTGGTACAAGAACAATCATTGGTGTAGTAGGAGAATTACAGGATAATAGCTTTAAAATTTTAGCAAGCGAAAAAATAGAACATGAAAAGAGAAATATGTATGATGGGCAAATCCATGATATAGACAGTGTAGTTAAAATAGTAACAAAAACTAAGGAGCTACTAGAGCAAAAGCTTAATACTAAGCTAGACAAAGTTGCTATTGCTGCTGCTGGAAGGGCATTGAAGACTCACAGGTCTAGTTTGGAAAGAGAAATAGACTTTAGCATAGAAATAGATGAAAGATTAGTTGAAAGTCTAGAAATGGAAGCTATACAAATAGCACAAAGCTCATTAGACAAAAGCACTTTAAAGGAAGAACAAAAATATTATTGTGTAGGCTATACTGTTATAAATTATTACCTAGATGGTAATTTTATGGAGAAGCTAGAAGGGCATAAAGGAAATAGAATAGGAGTAGATGTACTGGCAACCTTTCTACCATATACAGTAGTAGACAGCTTGTACACGGTTATGAACAGAGTAGGTCTAGAGGTGGTAAATTTAACTCTTGAGCCTATTGCTGCAATGAATATAGCAGTAAAGAAGAGCCTAAGACTACTAAACATAGCATTAGTTGATATAGGAGCTGGGACTTCTGATATTGCCATATCTAAGGATGGCACTATTGTGGCTTATGCTATGGCCTCTGTAGCTGGAGATGAAATAACAGAAGAGATAGCCAGAACCTATTTGTTAGACTTTGATGCAGCTGAAAAATTGAAAATCGGCTTAAACTCTAAGGATGTCCATAAATTTATAGATATTGTAGGTGTAGAGCACCAGATTAAAACAGAGACTATATTAGATGCAATAAACCCTTCAATAAAAACAATTGCAAGAGAGATAGGGAATAAAATTTTAGAGTTTAATGAGAAGGCACCAAGTGCAGTGTTCTTAGTTGGTGGTGGCAGTCAAATACCTAGGCTTAATGAATATATTGGAGAAGTTTTAGGGTTACAAAAAGAAAGGGTAGTAGTTAGAGATGCAAGCATTATTGAAAATGTATTAGATATTCCTGAGGAGCTACATGGTCCTGATGCAATTACACCTATAGGAATAGGATATTTTGCAATTAACAATATGTACAAAGATTTTACGGAAGTAAATGTAAATGGTCAGAAAATAAAATTGTTTAATACAAAGAACTTAAAAGTTTCAGATGCTCTTGCATTTGCAGGCTTTAATCCAAGAAAGCTTATACCCAAAAGGGGAGAAGGTATAATTTATTATTTAAATGGAGAACAGAAAAAAGTGTTTGGAGAAGTAGGAGAGCCAGCGAAGATCTATGTAAATGAAAAACTAGCTAATCTTGAGACGGGCCTTAAAAACGGAGACAGTGTTAGAGTTATTGAAGCCAGCAAAGGCAGAGAAGCACAGATAAATGTATTAGATTGTATAAATATGAGTAAAAGAGTAATCGTTAATAATAAATATATTAAGTTAGTACTAGAAGTAAGGATAAATAAAGAGCTGATTTCTGATAATATTCTGATAAATAACGGAGATATAATAGAAACAAAAGAAATAAGGCATCTAAGTCAGCTTTTAAGCTACATGGATATTAATAAGGATGAACATATAGTATATAAAGATGGGAAAATCATAAACAATGATTATGCACTAAAAGAAGACGATATATTGGTAGTAAAGGCTTCAAGAAATGGAGAAACAAAGGAAGAAGAATCTCATCAAAAAAGCATAAGATTAACAATAAATGGAGAGGAAACAGAAATACTCCATGATAGGACAAGTTTTATCTTTGTGGATATTTTTGATTATATAGAAATAAACCTAACTAAGCCCCAGGGAGAATTGATTCTAAATGTAAATGGAATAAAGGCTGAGTTTACACAGGAATTGAAGGATGGAGATAAAATAGAAGTATATTGGAAGAAATAG
- a CDS encoding DUF503 domain-containing protein: MIVGVCSVELMIYESNSLKDKRHVIKSIIGRIQSRFNVSIAEVDLNQKWRNAQIGFACVTNDSIHANQIILNVLKFIEGDGRVEIVNQQIEIL; this comes from the coding sequence ATGATAGTTGGTGTATGCTCTGTAGAACTTATGATATATGAATCAAATTCATTAAAAGATAAAAGACATGTAATAAAGAGTATAATTGGAAGGATACAGTCTAGATTTAATGTTTCTATTGCAGAAGTAGATTTAAACCAGAAGTGGAGAAATGCACAAATTGGATTTGCCTGTGTTACAAATGACTCAATACACGCAAATCAGATAATATTAAATGTATTAAAATTTATTGAGGGAGATGGAAGGGTAGAGATAGTAAACCAACAAATAGAGATACTTTAG
- a CDS encoding nitroreductase family protein: MNYIKTIESIRTIRDFKKEDVPQGLIHELISSSKENILTGSINDIVITFINNGKKFYKDFAGKVGYFGKLIEAPHYILLSSKVFEGYIENSSYIMENLRLKAWNAGLGTCWLSIENEQELRESLGIDQEFTAIGLLAIGYQYKGIFKEDTSPKSTRLGVEELIFQNQWGKALTGDVLEERGLLNIFYYARFAPSWGNKQPWRFILDEDRVILTVEDKSISKQLDTGIAMLYFEKAAHEEGIGGKWVLGDIDPAKYNIPKEFKAVAYFKI; encoded by the coding sequence ATGAATTACATAAAAACAATAGAGTCTATTAGAACTATTAGGGATTTTAAAAAAGAAGATGTTCCACAAGGATTAATCCATGAATTAATTTCTAGTTCAAAAGAAAATATATTAACAGGAAGCATAAACGATATAGTTATTACATTCATAAATAATGGGAAAAAGTTTTATAAAGACTTTGCAGGCAAAGTAGGTTATTTTGGTAAACTTATAGAAGCTCCACATTATATCCTTCTGTCATCAAAAGTATTTGAAGGATATATAGAAAATAGCTCATACATTATGGAGAACCTACGCTTAAAAGCTTGGAATGCTGGACTTGGAACTTGTTGGTTAAGCATTGAAAATGAACAGGAGCTTAGAGAAAGCTTAGGAATAGACCAAGAATTCACAGCGATAGGATTATTAGCTATAGGCTACCAATATAAAGGAATATTTAAAGAGGATACTTCTCCTAAAAGCACTAGACTTGGAGTAGAAGAGTTAATATTCCAAAACCAATGGGGAAAAGCTTTAACGGGAGATGTTCTAGAAGAAAGAGGTTTATTAAATATTTTTTACTATGCTAGATTTGCACCTTCTTGGGGGAACAAACAGCCTTGGAGATTTATACTAGATGAAGATAGGGTAATATTAACCGTCGAAGATAAAAGTATATCAAAACAACTAGATACAGGTATAGCAATGCTATATTTTGAAAAGGCAGCTCATGAAGAAGGGATAGGAGGCAAATGGGTGTTGGGCGATATAGATCCAGCTAAATATAACATACCTAAAGAATTCAAGGCTGTAGCATATTTTAAAATCTAA
- the nth gene encoding endonuclease III, producing the protein MKNILNNNHIKEVLKILEDTYPDAACELVHSSPFELLIATILSAQSTDKRVNIVTNHLFQEFNTPGDFLRLTEDELAEKIRTIGFYRAKSKNILKTCKILVEEYNSKVPSSREELVKLPGVGRKTANVVISNAFGQNAIAVDTHVFRVANRIGLADSQDVNGTEEDLMNNINEEFWTKAHHLLIFHGRRVCKARKPMCGECPLVEFCLYYKQNFGK; encoded by the coding sequence TTGAAAAATATTCTAAATAATAACCATATTAAAGAAGTGCTTAAAATCCTAGAAGATACTTATCCTGATGCTGCTTGCGAGCTAGTTCATTCTAGCCCTTTTGAACTACTAATAGCAACCATACTTTCAGCACAATCTACAGATAAAAGAGTAAACATAGTCACAAACCACCTGTTTCAAGAGTTTAATACTCCAGGAGACTTTTTAAGGCTTACGGAGGATGAACTAGCAGAGAAGATAAGGACTATTGGCTTTTATAGGGCTAAGAGCAAAAATATCCTAAAAACCTGTAAAATTCTTGTGGAGGAATACAATTCTAAGGTTCCTTCTAGTAGAGAGGAGCTAGTTAAGCTGCCAGGGGTAGGCAGGAAAACTGCTAATGTTGTCATTAGCAATGCCTTTGGACAAAATGCCATAGCTGTAGACACTCATGTATTTAGAGTTGCAAATAGAATCGGATTAGCAGATAGCCAGGATGTCAATGGCACTGAAGAGGATTTAATGAACAATATAAATGAGGAGTTCTGGACTAAGGCACATCATCTTTTAATATTTCATGGTAGACGTGTATGTAAGGCACGAAAGCCTATGTGCGGTGAATGTCCTTTAGTAGAATTCTGCTTATATTATAAGCAGAATTTTGGAAAATAA
- the queG gene encoding tRNA epoxyqueuosine(34) reductase QueG, with protein sequence MDLKEYIAHKSKIVGIDIIGFTKPKKMDNLIGFLEKRKEKEYNTEFEESNILSRTNPLALMPESRTIIAIGVSYNIEYKSVPHESGKGTGLLSKSSWGEDYHKVLKNKMEDLVKEIKKEIDFKYIICVDTSSLIDREISKSAGIGWYGKNCSIINDDYGSFIFLGYILTDLDLEENERIEEKCGNCRLCIDACPTQAIEEGYIINAKRCISYMTQTKKKIPYDLREKIGMKIYGCDTCQLVCPKNDKVIKGSSKEFVPQLTKGIIPVEEIITISNKDFKEKYGSMSGAWRGKNILKRNAIIALGNIRDKSSIKLLKTALHDESPMIREYAAWSLIRIDKEEGVKLIRERLFKENDIEAFEEMRRLIHLFGHD encoded by the coding sequence ATGGATTTAAAGGAGTATATAGCTCATAAATCAAAGATTGTAGGAATAGATATTATAGGCTTTACAAAACCAAAAAAGATGGACAATTTGATAGGCTTCTTAGAAAAGAGGAAAGAAAAAGAATATAACACAGAGTTTGAAGAAAGCAATATTTTATCTAGGACCAACCCTTTAGCTTTAATGCCAGAAAGTAGGACAATCATAGCCATAGGAGTCTCCTACAATATAGAATATAAAAGTGTGCCTCATGAGAGTGGAAAAGGGACAGGTTTATTGTCTAAATCTTCTTGGGGTGAGGATTATCATAAAGTATTAAAAAATAAAATGGAAGACCTAGTAAAGGAAATTAAGAAGGAAATAGATTTTAAATATATTATTTGTGTAGATACTTCTTCATTAATAGATAGGGAGATTAGTAAAAGTGCAGGAATAGGCTGGTATGGCAAAAACTGCTCTATAATCAATGATGATTATGGCTCATTTATTTTTTTAGGATATATATTGACAGACCTAGACTTAGAAGAGAACGAAAGGATAGAAGAAAAATGTGGCAATTGCAGGCTATGCATAGATGCTTGTCCTACACAGGCAATAGAAGAAGGATATATTATAAATGCTAAAAGATGTATTTCATATATGACACAGACTAAGAAGAAAATTCCTTATGACTTAAGAGAAAAAATAGGTATGAAGATATATGGTTGTGATACCTGTCAGCTTGTTTGCCCTAAAAATGATAAAGTGATTAAGGGAAGCTCTAAGGAATTTGTACCCCAATTAACTAAGGGCATTATTCCAGTTGAAGAAATAATCACTATTTCAAACAAGGATTTTAAAGAGAAATATGGAAGTATGTCAGGAGCCTGGAGAGGTAAAAACATTTTAAAGAGAAATGCAATAATTGCACTAGGTAATATTAGAGATAAAAGCTCTATAAAATTATTAAAAACAGCATTACATGATGAAAGCCCTATGATAAGAGAATATGCAGCATGGTCGTTAATCAGGATTGACAAGGAAGAGGGAGTTAAATTAATAAGAGAACGACTCTTTAAGGAAAATGATATTGAAGCCTTTGAAGAGATGAGAAGATTAATCCATCTATTTGGACATGATTGA
- a CDS encoding DUF2225 domain-containing protein, whose product MEVDALYDKKVKCPICSKEFITKKMRTSRIRIDRVDGDFMNYYKSENPTKYHVFVCPKCGYAAMESNFNNIRPFEKEIIKENVSSKWREREYSGVRTDEEAIQCYMLAFYCGQLLNLKKLDLGNIALKIAWLYRGKNEEEERRFIQNALELFEQAFYTENLSDTSMDEINIGYLIGELYRRLGNKKEAVLWFGKTVSNPLIKTNPRIEKMTREQWLLAKENENGE is encoded by the coding sequence ATGGAAGTCGATGCACTATATGATAAAAAGGTGAAGTGTCCCATATGCAGTAAGGAATTCATTACGAAAAAAATGAGAACATCTAGAATCAGAATAGATAGAGTAGATGGGGATTTTATGAACTATTATAAAAGTGAGAATCCTACAAAATATCACGTTTTTGTTTGCCCTAAATGTGGATATGCTGCCATGGAAAGCAATTTTAATAATATAAGGCCTTTTGAAAAGGAAATAATCAAAGAAAATGTTTCTTCAAAGTGGAGAGAGAGAGAGTATTCTGGAGTAAGAACAGATGAAGAAGCAATACAATGCTATATGCTAGCATTCTATTGTGGACAGCTATTAAATTTAAAAAAGCTTGATTTAGGAAATATAGCGCTTAAAATTGCTTGGTTATATAGAGGAAAAAATGAAGAAGAAGAAAGAAGATTTATTCAAAATGCACTAGAGCTATTTGAACAGGCTTTTTACACGGAAAATCTTTCAGACACATCTATGGACGAAATAAATATAGGTTATTTGATAGGAGAGCTATATAGAAGATTAGGAAACAAGAAAGAAGCAGTTTTATGGTTTGGAAAAACAGTATCAAACCCACTCATTAAGACTAATCCAAGAATAGAAAAAATGACAAGGGAACAATGGCTTTTAGCAAAGGAGAATGAAAATGGAGAATGA
- a CDS encoding deoxyribonuclease IV, which translates to MYLGSHISIAQGFTKAGEIALSISANTFQFFTRNPRGGNAKELDIDDIDGLKRILEENKFGPLLAHAPYTLNMASHKEDTWNFAKMAFQDDLKRLEIIPCSLYNFHPGSHTGKGVEYGIDRIAGVLNEIITGKESTTILLEGMSGKGTEIGSTFEELRDIIQKVKHSELMGICLDTCHLHSAGYDIVNNLDGVLEEFDKIVGIDRLKAIHLNDNMNEYNSKKDRHAGIGEGSIGLEALINIIRHPQLKDIPFFLETPYEPEGHKKEIEIIRSMV; encoded by the coding sequence GTGTATCTAGGAAGTCATATATCTATAGCACAGGGATTTACAAAGGCAGGAGAAATAGCCTTAAGTATAAGTGCTAATACATTTCAATTTTTCACCAGAAACCCAAGGGGAGGAAATGCGAAAGAACTTGACATTGACGATATTGATGGTCTAAAAAGAATATTAGAAGAAAATAAATTTGGGCCACTTTTAGCTCACGCGCCATATACGTTGAATATGGCATCACATAAAGAAGATACTTGGAATTTTGCTAAAATGGCTTTTCAAGACGATTTGAAAAGACTTGAAATTATTCCATGCTCATTATATAATTTCCACCCAGGAAGCCATACGGGTAAAGGTGTAGAGTATGGAATAGATAGAATAGCAGGTGTACTAAATGAAATAATCACTGGAAAAGAAAGCACAACAATATTGCTAGAAGGCATGTCGGGAAAAGGAACTGAAATAGGAAGCACCTTTGAAGAATTAAGGGATATTATCCAGAAGGTAAAGCATTCAGAGCTAATGGGAATTTGCCTTGACACATGTCATTTACACTCTGCTGGTTATGATATAGTCAACAATCTAGACGGTGTTCTAGAAGAATTTGATAAAATAGTAGGAATAGATAGATTAAAGGCAATACATTTGAATGATAATATGAATGAGTATAATAGCAAAAAAGACAGACATGCAGGAATAGGAGAAGGCTCAATTGGGCTTGAAGCTCTTATAAATATAATAAGACACCCTCAGTTAAAAGACATACCATTTTTCCTGGAAACTCCATATGAGCCTGAAGGACATAAAAAAGAAATAGAAATTATTAGAAGCATGGTTTAA
- the lepB gene encoding signal peptidase I: MSRGFIYSIIKICKLFIIVLSLSLLIESYILGLTVVNGESMMNTIKNNDRILVDKISYLFEKPTRGDVVIFNPPIAGRERELFIKRIIAVPGDYFQIINNNLYLNGTLISENYINSNNSYRKEYKLLEGEVPKGYVYVLGDNRDNSNDSRVFGLVPIKNIKGKALTKIWPLGGIKSLAVHLDDNFN, from the coding sequence ATGAGTAGAGGCTTTATTTATAGTATAATAAAAATATGCAAACTATTTATTATAGTACTTTCCTTATCCTTGCTCATAGAAAGCTACATATTAGGTCTTACTGTAGTAAATGGAGAATCTATGATGAATACTATAAAGAATAATGATAGAATATTGGTAGATAAGATTTCATATTTATTTGAAAAGCCTACAAGGGGAGATGTAGTAATATTTAATCCTCCTATTGCGGGAAGAGAAAGAGAGCTTTTTATAAAAAGAATTATTGCAGTCCCTGGAGATTATTTTCAGATTATAAATAATAATCTATATTTAAATGGTACACTAATCAGCGAAAATTATATAAATAGTAACAACTCATATAGGAAAGAGTACAAATTGCTAGAGGGAGAAGTACCTAAAGGATATGTATATGTACTAGGGGATAACAGAGACAATAGTAATGACAGTAGAGTTTTTGGTCTAGTACCTATTAAAAACATTAAAGGCAAGGCATTGACAAAAATATGGCCTTTAGGAGGCATTAAAAGCCTAGCTGTACATTTAGATGATAATTTTAATTAG
- a CDS encoding methylated-DNA--[protein]-cysteine S-methyltransferase has translation MENEGRIYYQSFNTYLGDIWIGFTSKGLARLDFSINKEQFEKELTKNYRQIKEYTGKNSDYVDGIKMYLEKQIKSFDFPLDLKGTEFQRKVWQELLKIPYGEVKSYKDIALAIGSNKGFRAVGMANNRNPVAIVVPCHRVIGANGELVGYGGGIETKIKLLKLEGLNISERDSNGRKLYFVV, from the coding sequence ATGGAGAATGAAGGAAGGATTTACTACCAGAGCTTTAATACATACCTAGGAGACATATGGATAGGATTCACAAGCAAAGGATTAGCTAGATTAGATTTTTCTATAAACAAGGAACAATTCGAAAAAGAGCTTACAAAAAATTATAGGCAGATAAAAGAATATACTGGAAAGAATAGTGATTATGTGGATGGAATAAAAATGTATTTAGAAAAACAAATAAAGAGCTTTGACTTTCCTTTAGACCTAAAGGGTACTGAATTTCAAAGAAAAGTATGGCAGGAGCTGTTAAAGATACCTTATGGAGAGGTAAAATCCTATAAGGATATTGCTCTTGCAATTGGAAGTAATAAGGGCTTTAGGGCAGTAGGAATGGCTAACAATAGAAATCCTGTAGCCATAGTAGTACCATGTCATAGGGTCATTGGAGCTAATGGTGAGCTAGTGGGCTATGGCGGTGGAATAGAAACTAAGATAAAGCTGTTAAAGCTTGAAGGACTAAATATTTCTGAAAGGGATAGTAATGGAAGGAAATTATATTTTGTTGTCTAA